From one Lolium rigidum isolate FL_2022 chromosome 4, APGP_CSIRO_Lrig_0.1, whole genome shotgun sequence genomic stretch:
- the LOC124648486 gene encoding annexin D3-like — protein MCCWCSCLECIHNIPPLNLLFPHFDSTSAPGHEEEEEAQAAPVASMASISVPDPVPSPTEDAENIRKAVQGWGTDEKALIEILGHRTAAQRGEIAVAYEGLYDETLLSRLQAELSSHFKGAMTLWAMDPAARDAKLAYKALRKKGGERHAWPLIEVACASTPDHLVAVRKAYCSAYDSSLEEDVAACALYKDPLKQFLVRLVSSYRYAGEHVDDELARAEAAELHAAVMTKKEALHGDVVRIVSSRSKPQLKATFERYKQDNGKTIDEVLEGNSNDKLSALLKTAVWCLTSPEKHFAEVIRTSIIGLGTDESSLTRGIVSRAEVDMKKVKDEYKVRYKTTVTADVVGDTSGYYQGILLALIGPEQP, from the exons ATGTGTTGCTGGTGCTCCTGCCTCGAGTGCATCCATAACATCCCTCCCCTCAATCTCCTCTTCCCCCACTTCGACTCCACCTCGGCTCCAGgacacgaggaggaagaagaagcacaagCAGCACCTGTTGCCTCCATGGCTTCCATCTCGGTCCCGGACCCGGTCCCTTCCCCGACTGAAGATGCGGAGAACATAAGAAAAGCAGTACAAG GATGGGGGACGGACGAGAAGGCGCTGATCGAGATACTAGGCCACCGGACGGCGGCGCAGCGCGGGGAGATCGCCGTGGCCTACGAGGGCCTCTACGACGAGACCCTCCTCAGCAGGCTCCAAGCCGAGCTCTCCAGCCACTTCAAG GGCGCGATGACGCTGTGGGCGATGGACCCGGCGGCGCGGGACGCCAAGCTGGCCTACAAGGCCCTGAGGAAGAAGGGCGGCGAGCGACACGCCTGGCCGCTCATCGAGGTGGCCTGCGCGTCGACGCCGGACCACCTCGTCGCCGTCAGGAAGGCCTACTGCTCCGCCTACGACTCGTCGCTCGAGGAGGACGTGGCCGCCTGCGCGCTCTACAAGGATCCCCTCAAGCAG TTCTTGGTGCGGCTGGTGAGCTCGTACCGGTACGCCGGCGAGCACGTCGACGACGAGCTGGCGAGGGCGGAGGCGGCCGAGCTGCACGCCGCGGTGATGACCAAGAAGGAGGCGCTGCACGGGGACGTGGTGCGCATCGTCAGCTCCAGGAGCAAGCCGCAGCTCAAGGCCACGTTCGAGCGCTACAAGCAAGACAACGGCAAGACCATCGACGAG GTTCTCGAAGGGAATAGCAACGACAAGCTCTCGGCACTGCTGAAAACCGCTGTTTGGTGCTTGACATCGCCTGAGAAGCATTTCGCAGAG GTGATCCGGACCTCAATCATCGGGCTCGGCACGGACGAGTCGTCCCTGACAAGAGGGATCGTATCACGCGCCGAGGTCGACATGAAGAAAGTGAAGGATGAATACAAGGTGAGGTACAAGACCACAGTTACTGCGGACGTAGTTGGCGACACTTCAGGGTACTACCAGGGCATCCTGCTCGCCCTCATCGGGCCCGAGCAGCCATGA